One Paraburkholderia aromaticivorans DNA segment encodes these proteins:
- a CDS encoding AMP-binding protein → MKCPKAIDVPSSEPPVAAIDARSVRTLPEMFDAACTRYARRPAFSSFNHTLEYRDVALYAHRFSAFLVNEFKLAPFERVALILPNGLPYVVAFYGVLDAGLVVVNINPLATPREIQIQLATAAVSAIIVLENFACKLDEILDENQAKAVISVAVGDLLPLPRRAAMDFVQHVVRDSIPPAKREYWTFSAALSCRHSIERDHIRPSLDDVALLQYTGGTTGTPKCAMLTHRNLSSNVAQIRAWLGSAFCSTPQTILTPLPLFHIFALTASLLTFVEIGGHNVLVTDPHDLAALVRTMRRARPTALLGVNTLFNALLATPHFDAVDWSRLRLVIGGGAAIQASVAARWQSATGVPIIEGYGLTEASPVVCVNPTDAKQFSGSVGYPLPSTEVSIRDDDNAAVAAGVIGEVWVRGPQVMRGYWMNPVETAEVISPEGWLRTGDVGYLTPAQMLVLVDRKKDVIVVSGFKVYPSDVEAVVSALAGVSAAAVVGVPDERTGHAVKLFVVRSSADLTAAAVLEHCRANLSAYKVPRSIEFRDTLPLNQLGKVLRRTLT, encoded by the coding sequence ATGAAGTGCCCGAAAGCGATCGACGTTCCCTCCTCCGAGCCGCCCGTCGCAGCTATCGATGCCAGAAGCGTTAGAACATTGCCTGAAATGTTCGACGCTGCCTGTACGCGTTACGCACGACGCCCCGCGTTCAGTTCGTTCAATCACACGCTCGAATATCGGGACGTTGCGCTATATGCGCACCGCTTTTCCGCGTTTCTTGTCAACGAATTCAAACTTGCGCCATTCGAGCGCGTCGCACTCATCTTGCCGAATGGCTTACCCTATGTCGTCGCCTTCTATGGCGTCCTCGACGCCGGGCTTGTCGTCGTTAATATCAATCCGCTGGCTACGCCTCGTGAGATTCAGATCCAGCTCGCCACGGCAGCTGTTTCAGCGATCATCGTACTGGAAAACTTTGCCTGCAAACTGGACGAAATCCTGGATGAGAATCAGGCGAAGGCTGTTATATCCGTCGCGGTGGGCGATCTGCTTCCGCTGCCCAGGCGCGCCGCAATGGATTTCGTACAGCACGTTGTGCGTGACTCGATTCCGCCTGCAAAGAGGGAATACTGGACATTTAGTGCGGCCTTGTCGTGTCGGCATTCGATCGAGCGAGATCACATCCGCCCCAGTCTCGACGATGTCGCGCTGCTGCAATACACGGGAGGAACCACAGGCACTCCCAAGTGCGCGATGCTCACGCATCGCAACCTTAGCTCGAACGTCGCACAGATTCGAGCATGGCTGGGTTCGGCGTTCTGTTCTACGCCTCAGACCATTCTCACACCGCTGCCACTCTTTCATATATTCGCGCTGACCGCCAGTCTGCTGACGTTTGTTGAAATCGGCGGGCACAATGTGCTGGTGACCGACCCCCACGACCTTGCCGCGCTCGTCAGAACGATGCGCCGCGCACGGCCCACCGCGCTGCTAGGTGTGAATACACTGTTCAATGCCCTTCTCGCCACACCGCATTTCGACGCTGTGGACTGGTCACGCCTGCGTCTCGTGATCGGCGGCGGCGCAGCGATTCAGGCTTCCGTTGCCGCGCGGTGGCAGTCAGCAACGGGAGTGCCGATTATCGAAGGGTACGGGCTGACCGAAGCGTCGCCAGTCGTCTGCGTGAATCCGACGGATGCAAAGCAATTTTCCGGATCAGTCGGTTATCCGTTGCCTTCAACCGAGGTCAGCATCCGTGACGACGACAACGCAGCTGTCGCCGCGGGTGTCATCGGAGAAGTCTGGGTGCGGGGCCCGCAGGTCATGCGCGGCTACTGGATGAACCCCGTCGAGACCGCGGAAGTGATCTCGCCCGAGGGCTGGCTTCGCACGGGGGACGTTGGTTATCTCACGCCCGCGCAGATGCTCGTCCTGGTGGACCGCAAGAAAGACGTGATCGTCGTGTCCGGTTTCAAGGTTTACCCCTCGGACGTCGAGGCCGTGGTCTCCGCGCTTGCGGGCGTAAGCGCCGCAGCGGTAGTCGGCGTGCCGGATGAACGGACCGGACACGCCGTCAAACTATTCGTCGTCCGGTCCTCGGCGGATCTTACAGCCGCCGCCGTGCTGGAGCACTGCCGCGCTAATCTAAGCGCCTACAAGGTTCCCCGGTCAATTGAATTCCGTGACACCTTGCCTCTGAACCAGCTCGGCAAGGTACTCCGCCGAACGTTAACCTGA
- a CDS encoding AMP-binding protein, giving the protein MNEDVTRRRSSDAQRLLDIAEAFAAEVGPRGYGPHGVTLNSEFERDLGLDSLARTELLARIEKTLGVHFPVALFEQAKTPGDLLRALERETSRQPGCAFGAAELRAPAGALDPPIEAQTLVEALQWHVSRQPDHTHIVFLDADASSHTMTYSALYEAALRVSSGLRRFRVNPGDTVALMLPTGNDYFACFAGILLAGAIVVPVYPPVQSARIDDHLKRHAAILSDARSRVMIVPSRALGASLLAKARIPTLGEIVTAHQLMGETDIERYVPRAEDVALLQYTSGSTGAPKGVVLTHANLLANIRAMGETARIEEHDIFASWLPLYHDMGLIGAWFGPLYFGIPLILMSPLTFLARPAHWLRAIGHYHATMTAAPNFAYERCTRQIDDADLEGVDLSSLRLAFCGAEPVSAPTMRAFASRFAGHGFRETALNPVYGLAENTLGLAFSDPGRGVRTDCISRTRLADSQRAAKAESPDDVLELVSCGRALPRNQIRIVDVDGNDVSERTVGRIEFRSPSATRGYFQNPEMTARLIHDGWLDTGDLGYMANEELFITGRVKDLVIRAGRHFFPYELEAAVGHLPGVRNGCVAVCGTPDIETGTDRLIVIAETRETAPEVLAAMRTGINEASVALLGAPPEEVALVPPHGILKTSSGKIRHAATMEMYLRSRGNLLPRPAWLQWLGIGANTVRPIGRRVRAAARQTAYGAWCWLVVTLIAIPTWLLTVPHPNVRRNWAIGSRAARLALKLAGIHVTVRGADLIDMARPAIFVANHASYLDGLVLLAAIPMPLGIVAKRELAGGLLMGAFLRAIGTRFVERVDYPRMAEDERELVKQATAGTSLLFFPEGTFVRSAGLRQFRLGAFVAACASRRPVVPIAIAGARVVLPDGQWLPTRADITVTVLPALEPIGDDMKAAAALRDTARDAIAGYCGERILSEISPLETPTRHDKI; this is encoded by the coding sequence ATGAACGAAGACGTCACCCGCCGCCGATCGAGCGACGCCCAACGGTTGCTCGATATAGCCGAGGCTTTCGCCGCTGAAGTCGGCCCACGGGGATACGGGCCACATGGCGTTACGCTGAACAGCGAATTCGAACGTGACCTTGGCCTGGACAGTCTCGCGCGCACCGAACTGCTGGCCCGCATCGAGAAAACGCTCGGCGTGCATTTTCCGGTTGCGTTGTTCGAGCAGGCGAAGACGCCCGGCGATCTACTGCGCGCACTTGAACGAGAGACATCGAGGCAACCCGGGTGCGCATTCGGCGCCGCCGAGCTTCGAGCGCCGGCCGGCGCCCTGGATCCACCGATCGAAGCACAAACGCTGGTCGAGGCATTGCAGTGGCACGTATCCCGGCAACCTGATCACACACACATCGTATTTCTCGACGCGGACGCATCTTCGCATACGATGACCTACTCGGCGCTGTACGAGGCCGCCCTACGGGTATCGAGCGGGTTACGCAGGTTCCGCGTGAACCCCGGCGACACCGTCGCATTGATGTTGCCAACCGGTAACGACTATTTCGCGTGCTTTGCGGGCATCCTCCTCGCTGGCGCGATAGTCGTGCCGGTGTATCCGCCTGTGCAATCGGCACGGATCGACGATCACCTGAAACGCCACGCGGCCATTCTGTCGGATGCGCGCTCACGCGTCATGATCGTGCCGTCTCGTGCACTCGGAGCAAGCCTACTGGCAAAGGCGCGAATACCGACGCTAGGTGAGATCGTTACGGCGCATCAGCTCATGGGCGAAACGGACATTGAGCGGTACGTCCCGCGCGCGGAAGATGTTGCGTTGCTTCAGTACACTTCCGGTAGCACAGGAGCACCAAAAGGCGTGGTGCTCACACACGCCAATCTGCTCGCCAATATCCGGGCGATGGGAGAGACTGCCCGGATCGAGGAACACGACATCTTCGCAAGCTGGCTCCCTCTGTACCACGACATGGGCCTGATTGGAGCCTGGTTTGGGCCGCTCTACTTTGGTATCCCGTTGATTCTGATGTCTCCGCTGACGTTCCTCGCACGCCCAGCGCACTGGTTGCGGGCGATCGGCCACTACCATGCCACCATGACGGCGGCGCCCAACTTTGCCTACGAGCGATGCACGCGCCAGATCGACGACGCCGATCTCGAAGGCGTCGATCTGTCTTCATTGCGCCTCGCTTTCTGCGGCGCAGAACCCGTCAGCGCGCCGACCATGCGGGCATTCGCCTCACGCTTTGCCGGTCACGGGTTCAGGGAGACCGCCCTGAACCCCGTCTACGGTCTGGCGGAAAACACGCTCGGATTGGCGTTTTCGGATCCGGGCCGAGGGGTGCGAACAGACTGCATCAGTCGCACCCGACTGGCTGACTCGCAGCGTGCGGCAAAAGCTGAGTCGCCAGATGACGTACTCGAACTGGTTTCGTGCGGACGCGCATTGCCCCGCAACCAGATTCGCATCGTCGACGTCGACGGCAATGACGTATCCGAAAGAACGGTCGGGAGAATTGAATTCCGAAGCCCGTCCGCGACGCGTGGGTATTTTCAGAATCCGGAGATGACCGCGCGGCTGATTCATGATGGCTGGCTCGATACCGGCGATCTGGGATATATGGCCAATGAAGAGTTGTTCATCACAGGCCGCGTAAAGGATCTGGTGATCCGGGCCGGGCGTCACTTCTTCCCCTATGAACTGGAGGCGGCGGTCGGGCATCTGCCTGGCGTGCGCAACGGTTGTGTCGCAGTGTGTGGAACGCCCGACATTGAGACCGGTACCGATCGCCTGATCGTCATTGCGGAGACTCGCGAAACGGCACCTGAGGTACTCGCGGCGATGCGCACTGGCATTAACGAAGCCTCCGTGGCTCTGCTGGGCGCTCCACCAGAGGAAGTCGCTCTGGTCCCGCCGCATGGCATTCTGAAGACATCGAGCGGCAAAATCCGGCATGCGGCTACGATGGAGATGTACCTGCGTAGTCGCGGGAATCTCCTGCCGCGCCCTGCGTGGCTTCAGTGGCTCGGCATCGGAGCGAACACCGTACGGCCGATCGGCCGGCGGGTTCGCGCCGCCGCCAGGCAGACTGCCTACGGCGCATGGTGCTGGCTGGTCGTAACCCTGATCGCCATTCCGACATGGCTATTGACCGTACCGCATCCGAACGTCCGGCGAAACTGGGCGATTGGATCGCGCGCGGCACGGCTAGCCTTGAAGCTTGCGGGCATTCACGTAACGGTACGCGGTGCCGATCTCATCGATATGGCGCGGCCAGCCATCTTCGTTGCGAATCACGCAAGCTATCTTGACGGCCTTGTGTTGCTGGCGGCCATTCCCATGCCGCTTGGCATCGTTGCCAAGCGTGAGTTGGCCGGCGGATTGCTGATGGGTGCCTTCCTTCGGGCAATCGGCACCCGCTTTGTCGAGCGCGTCGACTATCCCCGCATGGCCGAAGACGAACGCGAGCTGGTGAAGCAGGCGACGGCTGGAACCTCACTGCTCTTCTTTCCTGAAGGAACATTCGTCCGATCCGCGGGACTGCGGCAGTTTCGTCTCGGCGCCTTTGTAGCCGCCTGCGCATCGCGCCGGCCTGTCGTACCGATCGCAATCGCGGGCGCACGCGTTGTGCTTCCGGATGGACAGTGGTTGCCAACACGAGCCGACATTACGGTGACCGTGCTCCCCGCTCTGGAACCGATCGGAGACGACATGAAGGCTGCTGCGGCCCTGCGTGATACCGCACGCGATGCAATAGCAGGCTATTGCGGCGAACGGATTCTGAGTGAGATCTCTCCGTTGGAAACACCCACTCGTCACGACAAGATCTAG